A portion of the Candidatus Poribacteria bacterium genome contains these proteins:
- a CDS encoding D-glycerate dehydrogenase, whose protein sequence is MKPKIFITRPIPEKALAMIEAECEVDIWPTSEILPPTAERLPGLDGLVTYSHEPVTAEMIASAPNLKVISNVGVGYNHIDAEAARAQGVAVGNTPGVLSETTADTTFAQLLAAARHLVPAGVYVQEKRWTCYDPNIFHGYDVHHATLGIIGMGRIGYEVAKRALGFDMRVLYYKRTRREDWEAELGIEYASFDRVLEESDFITLHVPMTPETHHLIGKAEFQKMKPTAILVNIARGPVVDSAALYEALKTGEIARAALDVTDPEPIPTDDPLLTLDNALIFPHLGSSTLQTRTRMATMAAENLLAGLKGEPLPYSVFG, encoded by the coding sequence TTGAAGCCAAAAATTTTTATTACCCGTCCAATCCCAGAAAAAGCCTTGGCAATGATCGAGGCAGAATGTGAAGTTGATATATGGCCTACGAGCGAGATTCTACCCCCGACTGCAGAGCGGTTGCCGGGGCTTGATGGGCTAGTCACCTATAGTCACGAACCAGTAACAGCAGAGATGATCGCTAGCGCGCCAAATCTTAAGGTAATTTCCAACGTCGGTGTTGGATATAATCACATTGACGCGGAGGCAGCGAGGGCACAAGGCGTTGCGGTTGGCAATACGCCCGGCGTGTTGAGCGAAACCACCGCCGATACGACTTTCGCGCAACTCCTTGCAGCGGCACGACACCTCGTCCCCGCCGGTGTCTACGTTCAGGAAAAGCGTTGGACATGCTACGATCCGAATATCTTTCACGGATACGACGTACATCACGCAACGCTCGGCATCATCGGCATGGGCAGAATCGGTTATGAGGTTGCCAAAAGGGCATTGGGATTCGATATGCGGGTTCTGTATTACAAACGGACTCGCCGCGAGGACTGGGAAGCGGAGTTGGGAATTGAATATGCCAGTTTTGATCGCGTACTCGAAGAATCTGATTTTATAACCTTGCATGTCCCGATGACGCCGGAGACTCATCATCTAATTGGTAAGGCGGAGTTCCAAAAGATGAAGCCTACAGCGATCCTTGTGAATATTGCACGGGGACCGGTGGTGGATTCAGCGGCACTGTACGAGGCGTTAAAGACTGGGGAAATCGCACGCGCTGCACTTGATGTAACAGATCCAGAACCCATCCCAACAGACGATCCATTGTTGACACTCGACAACGCTCTCATCTTCCCGCATCTTGGTAGTTCAACGTTACAGACCCGCACGCGGATGGCAACGATGGCGGCTGAGAACCTGCTGGCTGGGTTAAAGGGAGAGCCGCTGCCCTATTCTGTGTTTGGTTAA
- a CDS encoding TatA/E family twin arginine-targeting protein translocase → MPIGPWELIVILIIALLVFGPKRLPDMGRSLGKAIREFRNAGKEIQNDIAESIDENERDSTKSANKTV, encoded by the coding sequence ATGCCAATTGGTCCATGGGAACTGATTGTTATCCTTATCATTGCACTTCTGGTTTTCGGTCCGAAGCGCTTACCGGATATGGGTCGCTCACTTGGAAAGGCGATTCGAGAGTTTAGAAACGCCGGCAAAGAGATTCAAAACGACATTGCCGAATCAATTGATGAAAACGAGCGCGATTCGACGAAATCCGCGAATAAGACGGTTTAG
- the tatC gene encoding twin-arginine translocase subunit TatC, translated as MAPNASMSFLDHLEELRRRIIISLIAIVICTFISLWFKDSAVQIIKRPADIPLNAQLANWINRSVGSDGSFMAFLSIVLKAKAVSTVQLNKIGAGEAIMAFLKIAVTFGVLLASPVVLYQAWAFIFPALTQQERKFALPLFLIIVFFFLVGVVFAYLIVLPVVVQFAAGLFANVGVGNLWSIDKYVGFATGMLLAFGVAFELPIVMAFLSRIGVINAQGFRERQRYAVMFIFVAAALLTPADLLSMLLMAIPLILLYQLGIFLAFLAEQEPESNA; from the coding sequence ATGGCTCCTAATGCATCAATGTCCTTTTTGGATCATCTTGAAGAACTCCGCCGACGAATTATCATCTCCCTGATTGCGATCGTGATATGCACATTTATAAGCCTGTGGTTCAAGGACTCGGCTGTGCAAATCATAAAACGACCCGCTGACATACCACTCAACGCGCAATTGGCGAATTGGATAAATCGAAGTGTCGGTTCAGACGGCTCTTTCATGGCGTTCCTGTCGATTGTCCTGAAAGCAAAAGCAGTAAGCACGGTTCAGCTTAATAAAATTGGAGCCGGTGAAGCCATCATGGCTTTTCTCAAGATTGCCGTTACCTTTGGGGTATTGCTTGCATCGCCCGTTGTGCTCTATCAGGCTTGGGCATTTATTTTCCCTGCCTTAACACAACAGGAGAGGAAGTTCGCGCTTCCACTATTTCTAATTATCGTTTTCTTCTTCCTTGTTGGGGTAGTTTTTGCCTACTTGATCGTCTTACCCGTCGTCGTCCAATTTGCTGCCGGTCTCTTCGCTAATGTGGGCGTTGGAAACCTATGGAGTATTGATAAGTATGTGGGGTTTGCAACCGGTATGCTTCTAGCCTTCGGTGTCGCGTTTGAACTCCCAATTGTTATGGCGTTTCTATCACGAATCGGCGTCATTAATGCTCAAGGTTTCCGAGAGCGGCAGCGATATGCTGTTATGTTTATCTTCGTTGCAGCAGCACTGTTGACACCGGCGGATCTACTGTCTATGTTATTAATGGCAATTCCACTAATCTTGTTATATCAGTTGGGGATCTTCCTCGCCTTTCTTGCAGAACAGGAGCCTGAAAGTAATGCCTAA
- a CDS encoding N-acetylmuramoyl-L-alanine amidase produces the protein MNVTQKSLILVVMLFLSVSTTGLLASASKSAEPTTKTKPPFRLSTIVLDAGHGGRDPGNVGPGREDEKDINLTITRKVAALIREKTTYNVYLTRSGDHWISLTDRARFANQFPASETLFISIHCNSHPNSRVHGLESYIFNLQATDKFAAELAKWENDEEGINPIDFIISNLNKRGVEKYSWEAARIVQSALASHLGARNRNRSAPDKMVRRAPFRVLVDTKMPALLVELGYLSNKAEYKKLNSPSYQDKVAKALLRSIQQFDQATQDVNRIEAQLP, from the coding sequence ATGAACGTAACACAGAAATCGCTCATCCTTGTGGTGATGCTATTCTTGTCTGTATCTACCACAGGGCTATTAGCAAGTGCATCTAAATCCGCCGAACCTACAACTAAAACCAAACCTCCATTTCGTTTAAGCACCATTGTACTCGATGCTGGACACGGAGGTAGAGACCCTGGCAATGTCGGTCCGGGACGCGAAGATGAAAAGGATATTAACTTGACAATTACCCGCAAAGTGGCAGCACTAATTCGGGAAAAAACGACATATAACGTTTACCTCACCCGGTCAGGAGACCATTGGATTTCATTAACAGACCGTGCCCGTTTTGCCAATCAATTCCCAGCTAGTGAGACTCTGTTTATCAGCATTCACTGTAACTCACATCCCAATTCTCGTGTTCACGGATTGGAGAGTTATATCTTTAACTTACAAGCGACTGATAAATTCGCAGCAGAATTAGCCAAATGGGAAAACGACGAAGAGGGCATCAACCCCATCGATTTTATTATTAGTAATCTAAATAAGAGAGGCGTTGAAAAATATAGTTGGGAAGCCGCCCGTATTGTGCAATCCGCACTTGCTTCCCATCTCGGAGCGCGAAATCGGAATCGAAGTGCGCCGGACAAAATGGTCAGACGCGCACCTTTCCGAGTCCTTGTCGATACCAAGATGCCAGCCCTTTTGGTCGAACTGGGATACTTATCCAACAAAGCAGAGTACAAAAAACTCAATTCTCCTAGCTACCAAGATAAGGTGGCAAAAGCACTGTTGAGGTCAATTCAGCAGTTTGATCAAGCGACACAGGATGTAAACCGTATTGAGGCACAGTTGCCTTAA
- a CDS encoding phosphoribosylformylglycinamidine cyclo-ligase, with translation MSEQGLTYASAGVSIDAQEDALKRLKPLLQSTHRPEVLSEVGNFGGLFALGEYEKPVLVSSTDSVGTKLKVAFMTGRHDTVGFDIVAHCGNDILVQGAEPLFFLDYIGTSKLHPEVIEQIVSGVAAGCREIGCALIGGEIAEMPELYAMGEYDLVGTMVGVVEEAQLITGSRIAPGDVLVGLSSLGLHTNGFSLARRIVFEVCSYEVDQYIPELGTTIGSELLACHKSYVKSVLALSECCDIKGIAHITGGGLSDNIIRILPPNCCAEVRRGTWDIPPVFPFLQEKGGVDEAEMYHVFNMGVGLVLVLPSNQIDIAIVSLRESGESPSLIGEIIHGERCVEII, from the coding sequence ATGTCTGAACAAGGGTTAACATATGCTAGTGCAGGCGTTTCCATCGACGCACAAGAGGACGCTCTGAAACGCTTAAAACCCCTTCTCCAATCGACTCACCGTCCAGAAGTCTTAAGCGAGGTTGGTAATTTCGGGGGGCTGTTTGCACTCGGTGAATACGAAAAGCCGGTCTTGGTGTCTAGCACTGACAGCGTTGGCACAAAGCTCAAGGTTGCCTTTATGACAGGACGACACGATACGGTTGGGTTCGATATTGTGGCGCACTGCGGAAATGATATCCTTGTTCAAGGGGCGGAACCGCTTTTTTTTCTAGATTACATTGGCACAAGTAAACTCCACCCTGAGGTCATTGAGCAGATTGTGAGTGGCGTGGCGGCGGGCTGCCGGGAAATCGGATGTGCGCTAATCGGCGGAGAAATTGCAGAGATGCCGGAACTCTATGCGATGGGTGAATATGACCTCGTCGGTACAATGGTCGGTGTGGTCGAGGAGGCGCAATTAATCACGGGAAGCAGGATTGCGCCGGGGGATGTCTTGGTTGGTTTGAGTTCACTTGGCTTGCACACAAACGGTTTTTCGCTTGCTCGGCGAATCGTGTTTGAGGTTTGCAGCTATGAAGTAGATCAGTACATTCCTGAACTCGGCACAACGATTGGCTCGGAGCTGCTTGCGTGCCACAAGAGTTACGTGAAGAGTGTCCTTGCCCTATCGGAATGTTGCGATATTAAAGGCATCGCTCACATTACGGGTGGCGGGTTGTCAGATAACATCATCCGCATTCTTCCTCCGAATTGCTGTGCAGAGGTTCGGAGAGGCACATGGGACATACCGCCAGTCTTTCCCTTTCTTCAGGAAAAAGGTGGCGTGGATGAGGCCGAGATGTACCATGTTTTTAATATGGGCGTTGGGTTGGTATTGGTGCTGCCGTCGAATCAGATCGATATAGCAATTGTCTCACTCCGAGAGTCGGGTGAATCACCTTCTCTGATTGGTGAGATTATCCATGGAGAAAGGTGCGTCGAAATTATCTGA
- a CDS encoding amidophosphoribosyltransferase: MEYFDPFDDKPRCECGVFGILGHPRAVEFTYLGLRALQHRGQESAGIVAADDNAFTYHHGMGLVANIFDSDTLGKLEGKLALGHNRYSTTGHSTLQNAQPLVREYKRGPLAIAHNGNLVNAQRIRNDLEDAGSIFSTTSDTEVIAHLIARSRQTLLEDRILDALKEIRGAYSLVFMGRSILIGVRDIYGFRPLWLGRVGDSYVITSETCAFDVIEAEPIREISPGEMVIITETDKEPESFMFGQTLPHLSQCIFEYIYLSRPDSVVFGELVNRPRRELGRQLARECPAAADIVIPVPDSATLSALGYSEESGIPYDVGLYRNSYVGRAFMNPSQEVRELMVKVKLNPIRDVLEGKRVVVVDDSIMRGTESRKFVKMLRQGGATEVHVRIASPPNKFPCFYGIDTPTRKELIASSHTIEETCKYIRADSLGYLSIEGMLKSMKSPEDFCTACFDGSYPVEFSGQSTSQLPITFMNKGD, translated from the coding sequence ATGGAATATTTCGACCCGTTTGATGATAAACCAAGATGTGAATGTGGGGTGTTCGGCATTTTGGGACACCCTAGGGCGGTTGAATTCACTTACTTGGGTTTACGCGCCCTTCAGCACCGTGGTCAGGAAAGTGCAGGAATTGTTGCTGCAGACGACAATGCGTTCACATATCATCATGGTATGGGACTTGTTGCGAATATCTTTGATTCGGATACCTTGGGAAAGCTGGAGGGCAAACTTGCGCTGGGACACAACCGTTATTCGACAACCGGGCATAGCACCCTTCAGAACGCCCAGCCGCTGGTGCGGGAATACAAGCGGGGGCCCCTCGCGATTGCACACAATGGAAATCTTGTCAATGCCCAGCGTATCCGTAATGACCTTGAGGATGCTGGTTCAATTTTTAGCACGACTTCTGACACAGAGGTTATTGCTCACCTCATTGCCCGTTCCCGACAGACGCTGCTGGAAGATCGTATCTTGGATGCGCTCAAAGAGATTCGCGGTGCGTATTCACTTGTCTTCATGGGAAGATCTATCTTGATCGGTGTGCGAGATATATACGGTTTCCGGCCACTCTGGTTAGGTCGCGTTGGTGATTCCTATGTTATTACCTCTGAAACGTGTGCCTTCGATGTGATTGAAGCGGAGCCAATCCGCGAGATTAGTCCCGGTGAAATGGTTATTATTACCGAGACAGATAAAGAACCGGAATCATTTATGTTTGGGCAGACGTTACCCCATCTGTCACAATGTATTTTTGAATATATTTACCTTTCGCGTCCAGACAGTGTTGTGTTCGGTGAACTCGTTAACCGGCCCAGACGTGAACTTGGTAGACAGTTGGCACGTGAGTGCCCCGCAGCAGCAGACATTGTCATCCCTGTGCCAGATTCAGCAACACTTTCTGCGTTGGGATATTCAGAAGAATCGGGTATTCCGTATGATGTAGGACTCTACCGGAACTCCTATGTGGGACGCGCTTTCATGAACCCGTCACAAGAGGTTCGCGAACTGATGGTCAAGGTGAAATTGAACCCGATTCGTGATGTACTTGAAGGCAAGCGCGTTGTGGTGGTTGATGATTCGATTATGCGGGGAACTGAGAGCCGGAAGTTTGTAAAGATGCTTCGTCAGGGCGGTGCTACAGAGGTCCACGTCCGTATCGCTTCTCCGCCGAATAAATTCCCCTGTTTTTACGGTATTGATACCCCTACCCGCAAAGAATTGATCGCTAGCTCACACACCATCGAAGAAACGTGCAAATACATCCGCGCAGATAGCTTGGGATACCTCAGCATTGAAGGCATGCTCAAGAGTATGAAGTCGCCCGAAGATTTTTGCACGGCTTGTTTTGATGGAAGCTATCCAGTTGAATTTAGTGGGCAATCGACGTCACAACTCCCTATTACTTTTATGAATAAAGGGGATTAA
- a CDS encoding SGNH/GDSL hydrolase family protein has product MSNLLFQSGEKVLFIGNSITDCGRRGDHAPLGSGYVKKVTELITAKYPERRIEYVNKGIGGDIVEGLEARWDTDVITEKPDWLSVKIGINNASRQLGADIPNETYLPEWETCYRRILTRAKDELGAGLFIFETFYIEEDVPQPRPLDVDAYNEIIHRLADEFNAQLIRTNEAFDRAVAARQGALWTTQDGVHPNPEGHTLMALEFLKQAGW; this is encoded by the coding sequence ATGAGCAACCTACTGTTTCAATCAGGTGAAAAGGTGCTTTTTATTGGTAATAGTATCACCGACTGCGGGCGGCGCGGCGACCACGCGCCACTTGGGAGCGGTTATGTAAAAAAGGTAACGGAGCTAATCACCGCAAAATATCCGGAGCGTCGCATTGAGTATGTCAATAAAGGCATCGGCGGCGATATCGTTGAAGGACTTGAAGCGCGATGGGATACAGATGTTATCACCGAAAAACCGGACTGGTTGTCAGTGAAGATTGGCATCAATAATGCGTCACGGCAACTTGGGGCAGATATTCCAAACGAAACATATTTGCCAGAGTGGGAGACGTGCTATCGACGTATCCTCACTCGTGCGAAGGATGAATTGGGCGCAGGACTTTTCATATTCGAGACTTTTTATATTGAGGAAGACGTCCCCCAGCCCCGCCCGTTAGACGTTGATGCTTATAATGAGATTATCCATCGGCTCGCGGACGAGTTTAACGCCCAATTGATACGCACAAACGAAGCGTTTGACCGAGCGGTGGCTGCGCGGCAGGGAGCGTTGTGGACAACCCAAGATGGCGTTCACCCAAATCCGGAAGGGCATACGCTTATGGCGTTAGAGTTTCTTAAACAGGCGGGATGGTAG
- a CDS encoding dihydrodipicolinate synthase family protein, whose amino-acid sequence MDRAAQVLERMKGPVVPINVCFNVDGTINYDAIGAYVNWLCEENTPVLLLTYGSSEFASISDEELWELTETIASANDGRSLYITSTSYWKPAKTCDFLKHADAVGVDAVKVQINPWLPKTRETLVRYFDLIEDASDIPLLLWGVAPPPFPVEVVAELAQRPNIVGMKNDAHPFYDYYDLVRATKNEGFGVVSGGQMRNFVFGHQIGSPAYLCPIAPFRPDIALQFYQLLVEGNYAQGWEMVYRYEEPWLKWAIDKNWLGVMKSTVQLQGLYPNNLLGPPNPPPSPSLFTEVREKLEELFGASRTRPT is encoded by the coding sequence ATGGACAGAGCTGCACAAGTATTAGAACGTATGAAAGGACCGGTAGTCCCCATCAATGTCTGTTTCAATGTAGATGGCACAATCAACTACGACGCCATCGGAGCATATGTCAACTGGCTATGTGAAGAGAATACCCCTGTGCTTTTGCTCACTTACGGGAGCAGTGAATTTGCAAGCATCAGTGATGAAGAGCTCTGGGAATTAACAGAGACCATTGCGTCCGCCAACGACGGACGCTCGCTCTACATTACATCTACCAGTTACTGGAAACCAGCGAAGACCTGCGATTTTCTGAAACACGCTGACGCCGTTGGCGTTGATGCTGTCAAGGTGCAAATTAACCCCTGGCTGCCCAAGACGCGAGAGACATTGGTCCGATACTTCGACCTGATTGAAGATGCCTCCGACATACCGTTATTGCTCTGGGGTGTTGCACCACCACCATTCCCCGTGGAGGTTGTAGCGGAATTGGCGCAGCGTCCCAACATCGTTGGCATGAAGAACGATGCACATCCCTTTTATGACTATTACGACTTGGTCCGCGCCACAAAGAATGAAGGATTTGGTGTGGTCAGCGGCGGACAAATGCGCAACTTCGTGTTCGGACACCAGATTGGGTCACCTGCCTACCTGTGTCCCATCGCACCTTTCCGCCCCGATATCGCCTTGCAATTTTATCAGTTGCTAGTTGAAGGAAACTACGCTCAAGGATGGGAGATGGTTTATCGTTATGAAGAACCCTGGCTCAAATGGGCAATTGACAAAAACTGGCTGGGGGTAATGAAGTCAACAGTACAACTTCAAGGACTGTATCCCAACAACCTACTCGGACCGCCGAATCCCCCACCTAGTCCGAGCCTGTTCACTGAAGTGCGGGAGAAGTTAGAGGAACTCTTTGGCGCATCGCGTACACGCCCAACGTAG